The Pirellulales bacterium nucleotide sequence CAAACGCTCATCGCACTTCACGGTGCCTCGGTGTCTTGCTGACGAAATGGATCGATTCGTTCGTCCGAATAATCGGTACAGTTGATCGAGTTTGCCATCATACCGAATCGAGCAGGCCGGGCCTATCGAGAAATGAGAGGCGAGTGGATTTTTTAGCGGTAACTCGTCGATGCGCGCAATCGAGTCGTGCTTCGGTTCCGCCTTCTGCCTTTTTTCCCACCGCCGGCCCCTTTCCACGATGTCCACCGCCAAGCGGCCTGTTGGCCCGAGAAAAATGATGCCCGCTGGGAACCCCGCCAAGCGTTGGATCGAGATGTTCCTCGATTACAGCCGCAGCGAGTGCCATCTGGCCGACAATACCGTGGCGGCCTATCGTCGCGATTTGAACAAGTTTGCCGACTGGCTGGGGATGCGAAGCATTCAGGCACTGACAATTCGCGACTTGGCCGACTATCCAGCATATCTGGGCAAGCGCTGCAAACTGGAGCCGGTGAGCATCGCGCGACATTTGGTCTCATTAAAAGTCTTCTTCCGCTATCTGCAATTGGAAAGCGTGCTCCAGGAAAATCTAGCCGAATTGCTTGGCACGCAGAAGCTATGGCAGCGAGTGCCGCACGTGCTCTCGGCCGAGATGATCGACAAGTTGCTGATCGCTCCACGAGAACACGACCCGCTGTGGCGGCGCGATCGAGCGTTGCTGGAACTGCTCTATGCAACGGGCTGCCGAGCGTCGGAGGTTTCGAACATGCGCCAGGACGATGTGCATTTGAGCCAGGGGTTTTGCCTGGCGCGTGGCAAGGGAGACAAAGAGCGACTTGTGCCGCTGGGCCGCCGAGCGGTCGAGGCGGTGCAGGAATATCTCAAGGAAGATCGACCCATGCTGGTCGAGCGTGCCGCCTATCCGCCGAAGTGGCTGCTGCTTTCACGGCGCGGCAAGCGACTGCGCCGGGAGCGGATTTGGGAACTGGTGAAGCAATACGCACTGCGCGCCGGCGCGCCGGCGACCATCGGCCCGCATACGCTGCGGCACAGTTTTGCGACGCACCTTGTCGCCGGCGGGGCCGACCTGCGGCAAGTGCAAGAAATGCTGGGGCATGCGAATATTCAGACGACACAGATTTACACGCACGTCGATCCCACACGACTGAAGCAAGTGCATCGGAAGTTTCATCCGCGCGGATGAGTTACCCTAATGGGCGCTATGCTGAATGCGGCAGGCGGTGAAAACAAGCGGCCTTGATCGCGTCGCAAGCGGCAGCGGCGGCTGCATCAAGGGCTCGATTTCACGAAGTTGCCCATTGTGCAAGGACGAAGTGAATTTGCACCACGGATAGAAGATGCGCACGGATTCCGTGTCGTGCGAATTTCGATGTGCAATTTCGGCATTCAGCGTGGGGCCGACTTGGGCGGCTTGAATTTCAGTTTTTCAATCAGCTTGACCACGACGCCTTTGTTATCGATGTAGCCAGAGACGTGCGTGACGGCGGCGATCAGATATTCGTACTTCAGGTTGTAGTCACAGTCGATCTCCGCTTCGGCCCCGTTTTTGGCAGCCGCTGGGCCTTGTTCGTTCGTGCCGACGATGGAAATGATCTCCTTGCGCAGATCGGCAAAACTGCTTTTGAATTTGTTGTTGACGTAAATTCCCTTGAGCGAACCGTCTGCGTTGGACACCAGTTTGACGGGAATTGGCGGGATCAGATTGATATCGATGTTTTGGGCGCTGGGAGCGGCCGAGGGCATTTTGATGTCGAAATCTCCTTCGGGCACGACGAATTTGAGCGACATGATGAAGAACGACAAGAGTTGAAAGACGCAATCGATCATCGGCGTCATGTTGAACTCGATCTTGTCGGGCAGGCCGGCGGTCGTGTGGCGGATTTTCATGATCGCAGCATGGTCATCAGGGGCAGGTTACGATTTCTCCGCCTTGGCGCGGTAGGCGAATTTCTCGAAGCCTGCCTCTTGGCATTTCTTGGTGAGTTCTTGTACCTGGCCGGATTTGGCTTCTTTGTCGGCGCGGACAATGACCGTGGTCGTGACCGGGTTGCGGTTCAGCCGCTGCATCACGCGCACCTGGCGCTGCAAAGCGCCCTCGATCGAGTCCAAGGTGTACTCTTTGCCGCCGAAGAGAATCGAGCCGTCCTTCTTCATTTGCACCGTCATCACTTCTTCGACCGAATCGGTGACCGGCTTGACTAGCTCGCTCGCCGGCACGCGCACGCTCTGGTCTTGTTCGCTGCTGCTGAAATTGATCGCGATCGCAAAAAACGCGATCAACTGAAAGCACATGTCGATCATCGGCGTCATGTCGGTTTCAGCCGAAATCGTGGAACTGGTGCGGCGGGCGATTTTCATGGTTTAACCTGCTGCGGGGCTTTGCGTTGCTGCGACTTGTTTCTCCAGCACCATTGACCATGTCGGCACAAAACACTGGTGTCGAGGAGCAGCCGTTCCGCCATGCACTCCTCACGCGCGAATGAGCGATTCCATTGCGTTTAGGTTCGATTGCCACTGGCGCGGGGTGACTTTCAAGTTCTCAGTCAACTCTCCTTCGCTTTGGCCGCGAATACCAGAAACCACGTTCACTCCCGTGGTGTCTGCATTTACGCTTCGCTTGGCTTCAAATGGCCGCAGATCATCAGCATCGACGCCAATTGGTAGATGTTCCGCCGCTTTACGCAATTCACGCTCGATTTGGCGACTGTGACGAACGAGCCATTGTCGCGCGGTCCCTGACTCGTCTGGAAGCGATGGCCCGTCCATCGCAATGTCGATATACCAGAGCAATGCAGGGTCGAAGTCCTCCGCGCCCGATTCAAAATGATGGAGTACCGACGAATCGTTCACGCCGTGACCAGACCGAATGCCTCCGTCGAAGCGCCGCTGGAAATCAGACTTGATTTTTGTCATCGCAACGTCACCAAATCATCGAAATTCGCCGGCGCTTCGTCGGAAGAGATGTGCAAATTATAGGCTGAAAACCGCAGTCTCACAATCACGTCTCATACACCATTCGGCCGTGGCGTTGGCTACGACTGATTTGGTCGGTGGCGTACAGGCCGGCCAGGATGAATTCGACGCAACTGGCGCGCACGGCCGGTTCTTGCCCGGCATTGACTTCAAACGCTTTGTCCCATGCCGGCGGCACTCGCTTGAGCCGCTGGGCATAGTGCGATGAGGGAAGCATGTCGCCGACTTCGATCTTCACACCCTCCGCAAAAATCTTGCCGATCTCGTCCAAGCCGTGGCGATCGACATATTCCTCGAACACCGTCTTGATCGCCTCCGCCACGACGGCATCGAGCACTTGCCGTTCGCTCATCTGATGGCTCCCCATCATGTCGAGTTCCAGCTTGCCGAGAGATGAAGCGTAAATGTGCCCCAAGTCGCTGATTCGCGGCACGGCCGGGCGTTCTCCAAGCCGCACGCCGCGTTGCCGGGCGCTCGCGACCATCGTGCGGTAATTGGCAATGCTGAATCGCGCGCTGACCCCCGATTGGTGATCGATGAACTTACTCTTCCGCGCGGACACCGTGATTTGCTCGATAATCTGTTTCATGAAATACGGCACGACGACCGGGAACTCGCCATCGAGGTGAACGCCCGCTTCTTGTTCCATAATCTGCACGCCCAGATCGCGCTCGCGTGGATAGTGCGTGTGAATCACCGAGCCGATGCGGTCTTTGAGCTGCGGGATGACTTTGCCGCTGCGGTTGTAGGTCGCTGGATTGGCCGAGAACAGAATCAGCACATCGATATCGAACTTCACGGGATAGCCGCGGATTTGAACGTCGCGCTCTTCGAGAATGTTGAACAGGCCGACCTGCACGAGTTCGTCGAGTTCCGGCAGTTCATTGATTGCGAAGATGCCGCGGTGTAGCCGCGGGATCAGGCCGAAGTGCAGAGCCTCTTCGGCGCTCATGCTCGTGCCTCCGGCCAGTTTGGCGGGGTCGATTTCCCCAATGATGTCCG carries:
- the xerD gene encoding site-specific tyrosine recombinase XerD; translation: MSTAKRPVGPRKMMPAGNPAKRWIEMFLDYSRSECHLADNTVAAYRRDLNKFADWLGMRSIQALTIRDLADYPAYLGKRCKLEPVSIARHLVSLKVFFRYLQLESVLQENLAELLGTQKLWQRVPHVLSAEMIDKLLIAPREHDPLWRRDRALLELLYATGCRASEVSNMRQDDVHLSQGFCLARGKGDKERLVPLGRRAVEAVQEYLKEDRPMLVERAAYPPKWLLLSRRGKRLRRERIWELVKQYALRAGAPATIGPHTLRHSFATHLVAGGADLRQVQEMLGHANIQTTQIYTHVDPTRLKQVHRKFHPRG
- a CDS encoding biopolymer transporter ExbD; amino-acid sequence: MKIRHTTAGLPDKIEFNMTPMIDCVFQLLSFFIMSLKFVVPEGDFDIKMPSAAPSAQNIDINLIPPIPVKLVSNADGSLKGIYVNNKFKSSFADLRKEIISIVGTNEQGPAAAKNGAEAEIDCDYNLKYEYLIAAVTHVSGYIDNKGVVVKLIEKLKFKPPKSAPR
- a CDS encoding magnesium chelatase, which gives rise to MPRTLAELRAAGWASKSVKQEIHDNFLRMLARGDELFPGIVGYDETVIPEINIALLAGHDMLFLGEKGQAKSRLMRLLVRFLDEAIPYIDLPEAPLHDDPFRPITSVCRRFVASHSEAEVPIAWWPRDDRYAERLAPGTKFADIIGEIDPAKLAGGTSMSAEEALHFGLIPRLHRGIFAINELPELDELVQVGLFNILEERDVQIRGYPVKFDIDVLILFSANPATYNRSGKVIPQLKDRIGSVIHTHYPRERDLGVQIMEQEAGVHLDGEFPVVVPYFMKQIIEQITVSARKSKFIDHQSGVSARFSIANYRTMVASARQRGVRLGERPAVPRISDLGHIYASSLGKLELDMMGSHQMSERQVLDAVVAEAIKTVFEEYVDRHGLDEIGKIFAEGVKIEVGDMLPSSHYAQRLKRVPPAWDKAFEVNAGQEPAVRASCVEFILAGLYATDQISRSQRHGRMVYET
- a CDS encoding biopolymer transporter ExbD, whose amino-acid sequence is MKIARRTSSTISAETDMTPMIDMCFQLIAFFAIAINFSSSEQDQSVRVPASELVKPVTDSVEEVMTVQMKKDGSILFGGKEYTLDSIEGALQRQVRVMQRLNRNPVTTTVIVRADKEAKSGQVQELTKKCQEAGFEKFAYRAKAEKS